A region of Verrucomicrobiota bacterium DNA encodes the following proteins:
- a CDS encoding Gfo/Idh/MocA family oxidoreductase produces the protein MSELPTNIPNDSSPTISRRKFGKLSATAASAAFGFQFIPSAAWGNLTKPTLVAIGAGGKGDADTRGCVDAGFDLIGLVDVVDAKKIPAAVAEKNKRLGSVVKVRERYPNARFWTDYREMISEMEGKVDAVTVTPPDHHHFHASAMAMQAGMHVYCQKPLTHGIWEARMLAKIAAETGVKTQMGNQAHAEDHMRRCVELIRAGIIGKVRDVHIWTNRPIWSQGFAKPPAKQPVPDWIDWKQWVGPAGHVDYNENIAPFSWRGWWEYGTGALGDMACHIMDMPHWALMPGAPKNVHAEQSGATDISPPINSKITWEFEPNQYTHSRGVRFNWYDGYLDAKFDPKTWKLVKGSEEYNHPSAEVLDGRPFDDYGCVIIGEEGKMFFHRHNENWVVNPTAVVDGFTWPAQSIPRATNEENYDEFYDAVVGNIVKCQSNFAHAGPFTETILLGVIAQRSPNEKLEWDAEAMEIKGKPELKKYVQREYSKGWKFKV, from the coding sequence ATGTCAGAACTACCCACTAATATACCTAACGATTCTTCTCCTACCATTTCCCGGCGAAAATTTGGGAAACTATCCGCCACGGCTGCTTCGGCTGCCTTCGGCTTTCAATTCATTCCCAGTGCCGCCTGGGGAAATTTAACCAAACCAACTCTGGTTGCCATTGGCGCTGGAGGAAAAGGTGATGCTGATACTCGTGGCTGCGTTGATGCCGGATTTGACCTTATCGGTCTGGTCGATGTGGTGGATGCCAAGAAAATTCCTGCAGCAGTAGCTGAAAAGAACAAGCGGCTTGGCTCTGTCGTGAAAGTCCGCGAACGCTACCCGAATGCCAGGTTTTGGACGGACTACCGCGAAATGATTTCCGAAATGGAGGGCAAGGTGGATGCAGTCACTGTTACACCCCCTGATCACCATCACTTTCACGCCTCAGCTATGGCGATGCAGGCTGGAATGCACGTCTATTGTCAAAAACCCCTCACTCATGGCATCTGGGAAGCACGTATGCTTGCTAAGATCGCTGCTGAAACCGGCGTAAAGACCCAGATGGGCAATCAGGCTCATGCTGAGGACCATATGCGCCGTTGCGTGGAACTCATTCGGGCTGGAATTATTGGTAAAGTGAGAGATGTCCATATCTGGACGAACCGCCCCATTTGGTCCCAAGGATTCGCAAAACCACCAGCCAAACAGCCCGTTCCAGATTGGATCGATTGGAAGCAGTGGGTGGGGCCCGCAGGGCACGTGGATTATAATGAAAATATCGCACCGTTCTCCTGGCGCGGATGGTGGGAATATGGAACGGGTGCTTTGGGCGATATGGCCTGCCACATTATGGACATGCCACACTGGGCTTTAATGCCAGGTGCTCCCAAGAACGTTCATGCCGAGCAATCGGGTGCTACCGATATTTCTCCTCCGATAAACTCAAAGATTACCTGGGAGTTTGAGCCTAACCAATATACCCATAGTCGTGGGGTTCGTTTCAATTGGTACGACGGCTACTTGGACGCGAAGTTTGATCCCAAAACCTGGAAACTGGTCAAGGGAAGCGAAGAGTACAACCATCCCTCAGCTGAGGTCTTGGATGGACGTCCTTTTGACGACTATGGTTGCGTAATCATAGGTGAAGAAGGAAAGATGTTTTTCCATCGTCACAATGAAAACTGGGTAGTGAATCCAACGGCAGTTGTGGATGGATTCACCTGGCCGGCTCAATCAATACCTCGTGCAACCAACGAGGAGAACTACGACGAGTTTTATGACGCCGTTGTTGGAAATATAGTCAAATGCCAATCCAATTTCGCCCACGCCGGACCGTTCACCGAAACGATTCTCCTAGGTGTTATCGCTCAGCGTTCGCCGAACGAAAAACTCGAGTGGGATGCCGAAGCGATGGAAATCAAAGGCAAGCCAGAGCTTAAGAAATACGTCCAACGCGAATACAGCAAGGGTTGGAAGTTCAAGGTCTGA
- a CDS encoding sulfatase: protein MTHKQLLLSILGLMSLVVSAQSQPLNIVYIMSDDHATNAISAYGSHLTSVFKTPNIDRLAKEGMRMDRTYCVNAICTPSRASILTGQYGHINGVKTLADAIPPDAVNVAALLGEGGYQTALFGKWHLQTEPFGFDYWKVGPGQGRYHNPTFIEKGSPYGPRKAGEVVQGYYTDLVTDYALDWLKHRQTDKPFALFLHHKAPHGKWEPADRHLDFLEDVEIPEPETLWEDFSHRSEASRDYGTSISHRLADRRNMIDDVTSDNWPTEQVDMTGMTEKQKTKAAYQKYLKDYLRCVKAVDENVGRVLDYLDQAGLTENTLVVYTSDQGMFLGEHDYFDKRWIFEEAFRMPFLARLPGRIPAGSTTDALCANIDFAPTLLYLAELPVPSSMQGKSFLKILETGKEPDDWRKSVYYRYWMHLNGHHIPGHFGVRTDRYKLIFFYGLPLGASGAVDKQTPAGWELYDLQKDPLEVHNVYGNLDYQAVSKTLKLELLRLKDEFGDSDEPFPELKKVIAESWN from the coding sequence ATGACACATAAACAATTGTTACTTTCCATTTTGGGCCTGATGAGCCTTGTCGTTTCGGCACAATCGCAGCCGTTGAATATTGTTTACATTATGTCGGATGACCATGCCACCAACGCGATCAGCGCGTATGGCAGCCACCTGACTTCGGTTTTCAAAACGCCTAATATTGATCGCCTCGCAAAAGAGGGTATGCGGATGGACCGGACTTACTGCGTCAATGCCATATGCACGCCGAGTCGGGCTAGTATTTTGACCGGACAATACGGTCATATCAACGGGGTCAAGACGCTGGCAGATGCCATTCCTCCCGATGCTGTCAATGTGGCCGCGCTGTTGGGTGAAGGTGGTTATCAGACAGCACTCTTCGGCAAGTGGCATTTGCAAACCGAACCTTTTGGTTTCGATTATTGGAAAGTCGGGCCAGGACAAGGACGATATCACAATCCCACGTTTATTGAAAAGGGCTCTCCTTATGGCCCCAGAAAAGCTGGTGAGGTTGTCCAGGGTTATTACACCGATCTGGTGACTGACTATGCACTGGACTGGTTGAAGCATCGCCAGACTGATAAACCGTTTGCCCTCTTTCTGCATCACAAGGCCCCGCATGGTAAATGGGAGCCGGCGGATCGCCACCTCGATTTTTTGGAGGACGTTGAAATTCCGGAACCCGAAACACTCTGGGAAGACTTCAGCCATCGTTCCGAGGCCAGCCGCGATTACGGCACATCCATTTCCCATCGACTGGCTGATCGTCGCAACATGATTGACGATGTAACCAGTGATAATTGGCCAACCGAACAAGTGGATATGACCGGTATGACCGAAAAACAAAAAACCAAGGCGGCGTATCAGAAATACCTCAAGGACTACCTGCGTTGCGTCAAAGCCGTCGACGAAAACGTCGGACGGGTACTCGACTATTTGGATCAAGCCGGGCTCACTGAAAATACGCTTGTCGTCTACACTTCCGACCAGGGCATGTTTCTCGGCGAACATGACTATTTCGACAAACGGTGGATCTTTGAGGAGGCTTTTCGCATGCCTTTCCTCGCGCGTCTACCCGGCAGGATTCCTGCGGGAAGCACCACCGACGCCCTGTGCGCCAATATTGATTTTGCACCCACCCTACTCTACCTGGCAGAACTCCCGGTTCCCAGTTCTATGCAGGGAAAAAGTTTTCTGAAAATCCTGGAGACAGGAAAAGAACCCGATGACTGGCGCAAGTCGGTCTATTACCGTTACTGGATGCACCTCAATGGTCACCACATCCCCGGTCACTTTGGCGTGCGAACCGACCGCTACAAACTGATCTTCTTTTATGGACTTCCTCTTGGTGCCAGCGGTGCCGTTGATAAACAAACTCCGGCTGGCTGGGAGCTCTACGATTTGCAGAAAGACCCGCTAGAAGTTCATAATGTTTATGGCAACCTGGATTACCAGGCCGTCAGCAAAACTCTGAAGCTTGAGCTTCTGCGCTTGAAGGATGAATTCGGTGACAGCGACGAACCGTTTCCGGAGTTGAAAAAAGTGATCGCTGAGTCCTGGAACTGA